The following proteins come from a genomic window of Geminicoccaceae bacterium SCSIO 64248:
- a CDS encoding cupin domain-containing protein: MAHEHDHHHHAEGEPAWKHDGVRVIKGDTLDANTAQTPGMFRQAAINHARVGAQKIWAGTVTIHPDAKTGVHHHGELESVIYVVSGKARMRWGDRLEFVAEAGPGDFIYVPPFVPHQEINASPEDPLQCVLVRSDNEAVVVNITDVDPVEKPEEVYWVDPIHKHP, translated from the coding sequence ATGGCACACGAGCACGACCACCATCATCACGCCGAGGGCGAGCCGGCCTGGAAGCATGACGGCGTCCGCGTCATCAAGGGCGACACGCTGGATGCGAACACGGCCCAGACTCCCGGCATGTTCCGCCAGGCCGCGATCAACCACGCCCGCGTCGGCGCCCAGAAGATCTGGGCAGGGACGGTGACGATCCATCCCGATGCCAAGACGGGCGTGCACCATCACGGCGAACTCGAGAGCGTGATCTACGTGGTCAGCGGCAAGGCGCGGATGCGCTGGGGCGATCGGCTGGAGTTCGTCGCCGAAGCGGGGCCGGGCGACTTCATCTACGTGCCGCCCTTCGTGCCGCACCAGGAAATCAACGCCAGTCCCGAGGATCCCCTGCAATGCGTGCTGGTCCGTTCGGACAACGAGGCGGTGGTGGTCAACATCACCGATGTCGACCCGGTCGAGAAGCCGGAAGAAGTCTATTGGGTCGATCCCATCCACAAGCACCCGTGA
- a CDS encoding ROK family transcriptional regulator, translating into MARKGSNSVQVRHYNERVVLEAVRRLGQASKADIARAAHLTPQAVAGIVDALSEAGYLEVRGKRFGKVGQPSVLYGPAPDRAFAIGLHIGRRSLESVLVNFAGEIQQARVHDYAAPEPDRVLRRALEDMAALTTSLRPEWRGRVIGAGVAMPHFLHGWQGELGFSDVLVERWRAIDLKAELAERSPLPILFEKDAAAAATAELVHGIGRSHASFLYLSINTFIGGGLVLDGGVETGTHGNAAAIAPMPVGPSGLAGVPAPDAPFELLLRRASVYVLLRHLRANGIAVERARDLAGLPDAARPFVAEWQEDCSRALAQALVAATSVVDVEAVVIDGVLPRAMLEQVVRAVAESFALLLPEGIVAPRVLAGTLGRDATAIGAAMLPLYAVFAPDSAVLAKRLQAERRAPMAANLT; encoded by the coding sequence ATGGCGCGCAAAGGCAGCAATTCCGTCCAGGTCCGCCACTACAACGAGCGGGTCGTTCTCGAGGCGGTTCGGCGTCTCGGCCAGGCATCGAAGGCGGACATCGCCCGCGCCGCCCACCTGACGCCGCAGGCGGTGGCCGGCATCGTCGATGCCCTGAGCGAGGCGGGCTATCTCGAGGTCAGGGGCAAGCGCTTCGGCAAGGTCGGGCAGCCATCGGTGCTGTACGGCCCGGCGCCCGACCGCGCGTTCGCCATCGGGCTGCACATCGGCCGGCGCTCCCTCGAAAGCGTGCTGGTCAATTTTGCCGGCGAGATCCAGCAGGCCCGTGTCCATGACTACGCCGCGCCCGAGCCGGATCGCGTCTTGCGCCGCGCGCTCGAGGACATGGCCGCCCTGACCACCAGCCTGCGGCCGGAATGGCGCGGCCGCGTGATCGGCGCCGGCGTCGCCATGCCGCATTTTCTGCACGGCTGGCAGGGCGAACTGGGCTTTTCCGACGTGCTCGTCGAGCGCTGGCGCGCCATCGACCTGAAAGCGGAATTGGCCGAGCGTTCGCCGCTGCCGATCCTGTTCGAGAAGGACGCCGCCGCGGCCGCCACCGCCGAACTGGTGCACGGCATCGGCCGTAGCCATGCCAGTTTTCTCTATCTCTCGATCAACACCTTCATCGGCGGCGGCCTCGTGCTGGACGGCGGCGTCGAGACCGGCACGCACGGCAACGCCGCCGCGATCGCGCCAATGCCGGTCGGGCCGTCGGGGCTGGCCGGTGTCCCGGCGCCGGACGCGCCGTTCGAACTGCTGCTGCGCCGCGCGTCGGTCTACGTCCTGCTCAGGCATCTGCGCGCCAACGGCATCGCGGTCGAGCGCGCGCGCGACTTGGCCGGTCTGCCGGACGCCGCGCGGCCCTTCGTCGCGGAGTGGCAGGAGGATTGCTCCCGTGCGTTGGCGCAGGCCCTGGTCGCCGCCACGTCCGTCGTCGATGTCGAGGCCGTTGTCATCGACGGCGTGCTTCCGCGTGCCATGCTGGAGCAGGTGGTCCGTGCGGTGGCGGAGAGCTTCGCGTTGCTGCTGCCCGAGGGGATCGTGGCGCCGCGCGTCCTGGCCGGCACGCTCGGGCGCGACGCGACGGCGATCGGTGCCGCCATGCTGCCGCTCTACGCGGTGTTCGCGCCCGACAGCGCCGTGCTGGCGAAGCGGCTGCAGGCCGAGCGGCGGGCGCCGATGGCCGCGAACCTCACCTGA
- the zwf gene encoding glucose-6-phosphate dehydrogenase — protein MQSDSRLIPVDPFVLTVFGATGDLARRKILPALYHRDLDGQLPDQATIIGVSRRDLGDDGFAALAREAIGEHIRPAEQFPAAIERFIGRLRFCPVDASSDEGWPELAAAVKPYADRVQVLYLATAPDLFAPICERLGRFGLANHVARVVIEKPIGKDLQSARRLNDAIGQVFSEDRVYRIDHYLGKETVQNVMALRFANALFEPLWNAGHIDHVQITVAESLGVEDRAGYYDTAGALRDMVQNHILQLLCLVAMEPPRSLDADAVRDEKLKVLRSLKPIDKDLVGALTVRGQYRAGASPKGAVPGYLDELGEARGASSTETFVAFKAEIGNWRWAGVPFYLRTGKRLPTRVSEIVVSFRPVPHSIFAGQAGPVEANHLVVRLQPDEGVKLWLMIKDPGPGGLRLKHVPLDMTFAEAFGVRNPDAYERLLLDVVRGNQTLFMRRDEVEAAWAWIDPILQAWKDNNMAPRPYTAGTWGPAASIALIERDGRTWLEDAA, from the coding sequence ATGCAGTCAGACAGCCGCCTTATCCCCGTCGATCCCTTCGTGCTGACCGTTTTCGGCGCGACGGGCGATCTCGCACGCCGCAAGATCCTGCCGGCCCTGTATCATCGCGACCTGGACGGGCAGCTTCCCGACCAGGCGACCATCATCGGCGTGTCGCGCCGCGATCTCGGCGACGACGGCTTCGCCGCGTTGGCCCGTGAGGCGATAGGGGAGCACATCCGGCCGGCGGAGCAGTTTCCGGCCGCCATCGAGCGGTTCATCGGACGGCTGCGGTTCTGCCCGGTCGACGCCTCCAGCGACGAAGGCTGGCCGGAGCTGGCGGCGGCGGTGAAGCCGTACGCCGATCGGGTCCAGGTCCTCTACCTCGCCACCGCGCCCGATCTGTTCGCGCCGATCTGCGAGCGGCTCGGCCGGTTCGGCTTGGCCAATCATGTGGCGCGGGTCGTGATCGAGAAGCCGATCGGCAAGGATCTCCAGTCCGCCCGCCGGCTGAACGACGCGATCGGCCAGGTCTTCTCGGAGGACCGCGTCTATCGGATCGATCACTATCTCGGCAAGGAGACCGTGCAGAACGTCATGGCGCTGCGCTTCGCCAACGCCCTGTTCGAGCCCCTGTGGAACGCCGGCCATATCGATCACGTCCAGATCACGGTCGCGGAAAGTCTGGGGGTCGAGGACCGTGCCGGGTACTACGACACCGCGGGCGCGCTGCGCGACATGGTCCAGAACCACATTCTGCAGCTCCTCTGCCTGGTCGCGATGGAGCCGCCGCGCTCGCTCGACGCCGACGCGGTGCGCGACGAGAAGCTGAAGGTCTTGCGCTCGCTGAAGCCGATCGACAAAGACCTGGTAGGCGCGCTCACGGTGCGCGGGCAGTACCGCGCCGGCGCGTCGCCAAAAGGCGCGGTCCCCGGCTATCTCGACGAGCTGGGCGAGGCGCGTGGCGCCAGCAGCACCGAGACCTTCGTCGCGTTCAAGGCTGAGATCGGCAACTGGCGGTGGGCAGGGGTGCCCTTCTATCTCCGCACCGGCAAGCGCCTGCCGACCCGCGTCTCCGAGATCGTCGTCTCCTTCCGGCCGGTGCCGCACTCGATCTTCGCCGGGCAGGCCGGACCGGTCGAGGCCAATCACCTGGTCGTCCGCCTGCAGCCGGACGAGGGCGTCAAGCTGTGGCTCATGATCAAGGATCCCGGCCCAGGCGGCCTGCGCCTCAAGCACGTGCCGCTCGACATGACCTTCGCCGAGGCCTTCGGCGTGCGCAATCCCGATGCCTATGAGCGCCTTCTGCTCGACGTGGTGCGCGGCAACCAGACCCTGTTCATGCGCCGCGACGAGGTCGAGGCGGCCTGGGCCTGGATCGACCCGATCCTCCAGGCCTGGAAGGACAACAACATGGCACCCCGCCCGTACACGGCCGGCACCTGGGGGCCCGCCGCTTCGATCGCCCTGATCGAGCGGGACGGCCGGACTTGGCTGGAAGATGCCGCCTGA